The Mesorhizobium sp. AR02 genomic interval GGCGTGTGTTGATCTAATCATGTTCTCAAAGCTCCCGGAATGGGCTATTGATCGTGGCCGCGTGGGGCCGCATTCCTACTAGATCTGATGGATAGCCGGGGGGGTCATGTCCGATAGTCCGCTGTTTTCCGAGCGCCTGAGCCGGCGCGCGTTTCTCGGTGCATCCGCCTTGGGCGCGGCCTCCGTGGCTCTTTCGGCGTGCACCACGACGGAGGTGGTGACGCCGCCGGTGGCGGCGGCGCCTCCCGAGCCGGCGCTCGGCGACACCGCAAGCATGTACGCGGCGCGCACCGACGGGGGCTATCAGCTGCCGGCGATCCCGGTGGCCAAGCTCGATCCGAAGTTCGTGCGCCAGGTCGTGGCCGACCCGACCGGAGAGAAACCCGGCACGATCGTCGTCGATGTCTCCGAGCACTTCCTCTATCTGGTACGCGACGGCGGCAAGGCCATCCGCTATGGCGTCAGCCTCGGCAAGGCCGGTTTCGGATGGACCGGCAGCGCCGTTGTCCAGGCGCGGAAGAAGTGGCCGGTGTGGACGCCGCCGCCCGAAATGATCAAGCGCCGGCCGGAACTGGCGAAATTCAAGGACGGCATGCCGCCCGGTCCGCAGAGCCCGCTCGGCGCCCGCGCGCTCTATCTCTTCCGCGATGGCAAGGACACGATGTACCGTATGCACGGCACGCCGGAGTGGGATTCCATCGGCAAGAACGCATCGTCGGGCTGCGTGCGTTTCATGAACCAGGACATCATCGACCTCTACAGCCGGGTCAACGGTCCCGCACCGGTCTTCGTGCGTCCCAATTTGTCGGCTGCCGGCAAGATCATGGCCGTATCGAGCAGGACCGCCGAGCCGATCGATGCGGGCGTGCCGAAGGATGCGGAGTTCTTGAAGTAAGCCTTCACGATCTCTTCAGGCGAGCGCGCCAAGCGCGCCCGCCTGGATGACGGTGATTACTTCTTGGCGAGGCCGGGCAGCGTGACCTGATAGACCAGGAACATGGTGTCGACATTGGCGCCGTCATCGGCCTTGTATGGGGCGCCGACCTGGAAACCGTCCTGGGCGAGGAAGTCGTTGTCATTGGCAACGAACAGGAAATAGTCGTCGGGCAGCTTCGGATCGAGCACGCTGGCCAGCGACATCGCTTCCCATTTCTCCGAGAGGTTGTTGTGGTCGTTCGGCGCGCCATTGTGCAGGCCGAAGCGATTGAGCTGCGCATTGTCGTTGATGTCGATGAACGGCGTCAGCTTGGCCGGCGTCACCGACGGATCGAGCACGCCCTTGGGGGCGACGGGCTTGTCGGCGGCGTCGAAAGGACCGCCCGCGATGTCGGTTGCGGCGGAAAGATCGACGACGTTGATCTGGCGATAGAGCGAGGTGTCGCCCTTCAGGCCCTGGCCGTTGCCGCTGTCGCGCGCCAGCATCAGGAAGGATGTGTCCGACAGCGCCACGATTTCGCTTTGCGCGGCGATCTTGGTCTTGCCCTTGGCATCCTTGAACACCGGCAGCGGCACGACATATTCATGCGCCAGCTTGAGATGAGCGAGATCGGAGGCGTCATAGACCAGCGCCCTGGTGTTCTGCCGGGTCGAACCCGAATCGCCGCCATCCTGCCGGGTCGCCGACTGCAGCACGGCGATGAGGAACTTGCCGTCGGGCGTCATTGCCATGCCTTCCAGGCCCTGGTTGTTCTGGCGGCCGGTATCGGGATCCTTCGGGTCGGGCTCGGCAGCACCGGGGCCAGGATTGTCCGAAGAGAAATTCGGCTTGCCCTTGCGCATCGGTACGAGGGCCGCCGGCGGTTGGGTCGCCGACAGCAGGCGGCCTTGCGCCGAGAACCGGTAGATGTTGGGACCATATTCGTCGGAGATGAACATCGAGCCGTCGGGCAGCCGCACGATCGCCTCATTGTCGAGGGCGAGCTTGCCATTGGTGGCGTCAGGCAGCATCGGCATGTCATCGGCGGCAGGACGTACATCCGACAGCGGATCGAGGCCGGTGGCGTCGGCGCCCTTGTCGTCGGTCAGAAGCATGGTGTCGGCAAGCGTCGCCTTGACTTCAGTCTGCTCCTGGCCAGCAGCGCCTGGCACTACCGGAATGAACTCGATGCCGATGGTGTTGAGGCGCGGCCGGTAATCGGTGGTGCCGGCGACATTGTAGCCACGATCCGGCAGCAGCCAGAGCGACCCTTGTAGCTGCCGGCATCATGCGTCCAGCCAGCTGTGTCGATCGCCATGCCGGAACCCGAGCCGAACGTCTCGCCGAACTTGTCACGCTGAGCGGCCGGGATGCGGCCGACGCCGACCAGGCCCTTGTTGACGAGGACGGTCGCGGTGCTGTCGGCGAACGCCGGCGTCAAAGCGATGAACAAGGCCAGCGCGACGCCGAGCGAGGCGGTTCGGTAAAGGTGTTTCATGGATATCCTCTTGTGACGGATGTGCCGGAGCGGCCGAAGGACGAAAAGCTGAAAGAGGCGGTACATCGATGATGCCGCGCGCCCCCCAAAAGCGGTCTACGGCGCGAACATGATGCTTGCGTGACAGCGCGGCATGCGTGCCCGCCGGCTTGTCCACAGGCCGATAAAAACACGCGCTCGGGCGAAAGAATTGATGGTCCCTCGTACATGCGTTCGGGTGTCCAAACCCTGCACTAGACACTTATGTCCAGTGCGTATATGGTGTGGCTTCTGACAGACCGGGAGGGAAGCCTTGAAGTCGCACTACCGTGCAGTGGTTATTGGGGGTGGGGTGGTCGGCGCCTCGGTGCTCTACCATTTGACGCGGTTCGGCTGGTCTGACGTGGCGCTGATCGAGCGTGCCGAACTGACCGCCGGTTCGACCTGGCATGCGGCGGCCGGATTTCATGCGCTCAATGCCGATCCCAACGTCGCGGCGCTGCAGGATTACACCATCAACCTCTACCGCGAGATCGAGGCCGAATCCGGCCAGAACATCGGCCTGCACATGACCGGCGGCGTCAACATCGCCAGTGATCCCCAGCGCTGGGAGTGGCTGAAATCGGCCTGGGCGGTGTTCCAGTCGGTCGGCATCGAAACCGCCCGGCTGGTGACTCCCGACGAGATCAAGGAAATCTGCCCGATCGTCGACGTCACCGGCGTGCTCGGCGGCCTGCATGATTCCAACGAGGGCCATCTCGACCCCTATGGCACGACGCACGCCTATGCGGGCGCGGCGAAGAAGCGTGGCGCCGAGATCATCCTGCGCAACAGGGTCGTAGAGTTGAGGTCTCGCGCCGACGGCCACTGGGATGTCGTCACCGAGCAGGGCACCATCATTGCCGAGCATGTCGTCAACGCCGGCGGACTATGGGCAAAGCAGCTCGGTCACATGGCCGGCGTCGACCTGCCGGTGACGCCGATGGAGCACCATTATTTCATCACCGAGGACATTCCGGAGATCGCGGCACTGGACCGGGAGATCGGCATCGCGGTCGACCTCGACGGCTTCTCCTACCTGCGCCAGGAGCGCAAGGGCGTGCTGCTCGGTGTCTACGAGCAGAACCCGAAGCACTGGAATATGGACGGCGCGCCGTGGGACTACGGTATCGAGCTGATCCCGGAAGACATCGATCGCATCAGTCCGGAACTCGCCAAGGCGCATGAGCGCTTTCCCTGCCTGGCGACGGCCGGCATCCGCAAATGGGTCAACGGCGCTTTCACCTTTACCCCGGACGGCAACCCGATCGTCGGGCCGGTGCGTGGCCTGAAAAACTACTGGGTCGCCTGCGGCGTCATGGCCGGCTTCAGCCAGGGCGGCGGCGTCGGAAAATCGCTGGCCGAATGGATGATTTACGGCGAGCCGCAAGCCGACATTTTCGGCATGGACATTGCCCGCTACGGCGCCTTTGCGGCCAACCGGGAATATCTCAAGCAGACGACGCGGCAATTCTACTCGCGCCGTTTCGTCATGACCTTTCCCAATGAGCGGCTGCCCGCGGGCAGGCCTTTGAAACGCCCCGGCGCCTATGACGGCATGAGTGCGGCGGGCTGCGAATGGACGGCGTCGTGGGGGCTGGAAATCCCGGCCTATTTCGCGCCGATGGGTTTTCGCGAGAACACCACGCTCAAGCGTTCCAACGCCTTCGATATCGTCGGTGACGAAGCGTTGCAGGTCCGGCGTGCGGCCGGTCTCGTCGATATCTCGGCCTATTCACGCTATGCGGTGTCGGGGCCAGGCGCCCACGCATGGCTCGACCGGCTGCTTGCCTGCAGGCTGCCGAAGGCCGGGCAGGCGCGGCTGGCGCCGATGCTCGGGCCGGACGGACGGCTGAAGGGCGACCTCACCGTGATCAACTGGGGCGGCGGCGACCATTGGCTGATGGGCTCCTACTATCTCCGGGAATTCCACATGCGCTGGTTCGACAGCCAGGCAGGAGAGAGCGTCACGGTCACCGACATATCCGACGCGATGAGCGGCTTCCTGCTGACCGGGCCGAACGCGCGGAAAATCCTGGAGCGCACAACG includes:
- a CDS encoding L,D-transpeptidase, whose product is MSDSPLFSERLSRRAFLGASALGAASVALSACTTTEVVTPPVAAAPPEPALGDTASMYAARTDGGYQLPAIPVAKLDPKFVRQVVADPTGEKPGTIVVDVSEHFLYLVRDGGKAIRYGVSLGKAGFGWTGSAVVQARKKWPVWTPPPEMIKRRPELAKFKDGMPPGPQSPLGARALYLFRDGKDTMYRMHGTPEWDSIGKNASSGCVRFMNQDIIDLYSRVNGPAPVFVRPNLSAAGKIMAVSSRTAEPIDAGVPKDAEFLK
- a CDS encoding GcvT family protein, with the protein product MKSHYRAVVIGGGVVGASVLYHLTRFGWSDVALIERAELTAGSTWHAAAGFHALNADPNVAALQDYTINLYREIEAESGQNIGLHMTGGVNIASDPQRWEWLKSAWAVFQSVGIETARLVTPDEIKEICPIVDVTGVLGGLHDSNEGHLDPYGTTHAYAGAAKKRGAEIILRNRVVELRSRADGHWDVVTEQGTIIAEHVVNAGGLWAKQLGHMAGVDLPVTPMEHHYFITEDIPEIAALDREIGIAVDLDGFSYLRQERKGVLLGVYEQNPKHWNMDGAPWDYGIELIPEDIDRISPELAKAHERFPCLATAGIRKWVNGAFTFTPDGNPIVGPVRGLKNYWVACGVMAGFSQGGGVGKSLAEWMIYGEPQADIFGMDIARYGAFAANREYLKQTTRQFYSRRFVMTFPNERLPAGRPLKRPGAYDGMSAAGCEWTASWGLEIPAYFAPMGFRENTTLKRSNAFDIVGDEALQVRRAAGLVDISAYSRYAVSGPGAHAWLDRLLACRLPKAGQARLAPMLGPDGRLKGDLTVINWGGGDHWLMGSYYLREFHMRWFDSQAGESVTVTDISDAMSGFLLTGPNARKILERTTHQDVSAAALPFMACGAFDIGMVQACVARLSIAGELGFEISCPATMHATLRHTLLAAGEDLGLAEIGYYALNALRLEKSFGIWSREFTQGYTPGQTGLDRFIAFDKGDFVGREAALRERQAGTSQRMVTLEIDAHDADASGFEPVWRDGRRVGFVTSGGFGYTIGKSVALALVDDDFAEEGTALSVHIVGVERPARIIAASPYDPSGKAMRQ